In the Colletotrichum higginsianum IMI 349063 chromosome 7 map unlocalized unitig_7, whole genome shotgun sequence genome, one interval contains:
- a CDS encoding SH3 domain-containing protein, which produces MPWQPLPRIAFAVATYPFAASGPADLPLELGDELYIIEETPDGNWLRGYLVAPPSLLAGLTSVKGQTLEARVFSGIFPRSCVEVREVLGETDDIDAANDAASEGVAGDVQLGSDSGKSGLTPTAPETPRTTDGHKSIGSSRGSKGSRFEIKGRRPLRELPNGTQGRLSIPVKRDPDAPRPAAPVPMLKIGDETPTSVAEPLIDEIASCLREWHSTNLHGLLLSRQYPRLDKLSQLIQTLNLSRQQFLHNVLTRHEYEKLREKTVWDLVRVNKLCGGEVIVRDPADRGRVLTGDDSVVDVTKLQSVMSVLDEPPQPTIEPTALHHLLVDIKGFAGASAEETSLVTYLVAKPAGGQAATLTECFVIDIPPGGTMGSLAKSGQTRTIFADLSSQDIGDIPSAETELYLVIKVRSGQQVVVSGKPDSRSGAKSQGNGHSKDPAKPSSAGNSKPSRRSLMWGSKNGRSAFSRGNATPKLDSLTEHPEGRPPTQEDGQDSAAGPPSTAGSKPRGSLDAGPGFLMAERTVGIGVLKLNAVMKQDEEIEQVVSIWSPSSPTLSTEKQGLHEEWDSVVRDLMDSKSGHYEKSRRTERVQVHLKSFNHPDVDELVKVTPTLLAGIRKTNKMGFSGAPTKARSDIYVTLDTATLSKQSLLSRYAGNPATLSSTLHGNNLQVTLEVRRTGGEKIPNCIFSSSNTEGITTWKSVAVEKGEHWSQTVRLAVPPEDVFSSHIVMFLSDMPNAPFAVAHMPLWNQEAFVRDGAHTLLLYKTDEFTSTAQAGPSGKGGYLSLQWSARGADEHSAEVTGPLAILRVDSYLCSTRFSQDRTVLGLLKWKEATKEDIPTLLKHLIFVPEIEVVKLLSDVLDALFGVLVEYSGNDEYEDLVFTALVRVLGIVHDRRFNLGPLVDQYAETRFNYPFATACLVRSFTRLLEKPTEPTTSRKLRSTFKVVRHILKFITHARGQQQAKEAGIGITTSHSAPGFTRELRNIFKALDAMMRNNVPVLVGSQTLAVQHFHTWLPELTGLLSMEEILHIAIDFLDSCADVKGKLVLYKLVLIMNYSKLDIFAHPDQKSALTANTVRWIAPHWGHNEAVTDSWKEQVRLCCSVLAGQINNLGAEIPDYLPKIIDSYMSIVAAPVTPRNRLSLLFPTSYPFPSKPAAEESTFDEALVELSAILSAVSNSPSGMQLELTEGDLTALLENTLRVHMSILMGEAFPPEWLSVHIYHHKSTMRTLQYLSTILLESFLPHPDEAENFNTELWKMFFTTMLKLVGSPSLALETFPEQKRRAVWKIAGDVREHGAELLRRTWEAIGWETSSDERARYGLSKMGGYQVQYVPTLVSPIVELCLSVHEGLRRMAVEVLQTMIVSEWTLSEDLSVIQTEMIDCLDHYFKSKPLTESILQKLFVNELMERFAPLSSVADEPLYAAIRDLMATVDEFLNLLVAVHGSDNTSEASHLINRLRLMEFLRDMQKEEIFIRYVHQLAVFQGEARNHCEAGLALRLHADLYDWDPTKQVAALDDPEFPVQTSFERKERIYFDMIKHFEEGEAWSSALAAYQELRTQYETNVFDFAKLARTERAVATIYETISKSDKLVPKYFKVVYKGLGFPSSLRDKEFVYEGSPTERASAFTDRMQEQYPSAQIVTGGDVDDVEGQFLVISSITPHRDLTHAVFQRARVPQVIRDYLLSAHPQSFSVSSKRSTSGPVEEHYAEKMVFITADPFPTILRRSEIVHTEEIKLTARETGLERIVRKTQEMTVVEKRIAEGDEENAQLLVDAVSVSVNPVSDNSVVCYRQLLPTAANVDDDDDDEDQDEEGRDVELDPQDKAIKMALVDHAIMIKRCLATFSRSSNEILNQRHEELQQYFESTFAPEIALFAPPQPTRDSANGSQTWRRSSPSTEQASPQPQSTAGGGGVSNGVVAEEVSTVQPIAIRQGRGTRLSFLGGRKKESPPVLQQTNGDAPAANGEAEDNVSQRSRSFSKTQDNPNRRSFFRAPSTDAPRILGSNDATSEWVTDSGGRQSSDAGINLTEKEREYRDERPVEDVGIVKRGSVRKRFSMLKLGKKSNKSSGAMGSVHEE; this is translated from the exons ATGCCCTGGCAGCCTCTTCCCCGGATTGCCTTCGCCGTCGCGACATACCCCTTTGCCGCCTCGGGCCCGGCCGACCTTCCTCTCGAACTTGGCGATGAGCTGTACATAATTGAGGAGACCCCTGACGGCAACTGGCTGCGTGGCTACCTGGTCGCTCCGCCCAGTCTGCTGGCCGGGCTGACCTCCGTCAAGGGCCAAACCCTCGAGGCCCGCGTCTTCAGTGGCATCTTTCCTCGCAGCTGCGTCGAGGTGCGTGAGGTGCTGGGCGAGACCGACGACATAGACGCCGCCAATGATGCTGCTAGCGaaggcgtcgccggcgacgtgcAGCTCGGGAGCGACTCGGGCAAGAGCGGCTTGACTCCCACTGCCCCCGAGACGCCCAGGACAACGGACGGCCACAAGTCGATAGGGAGCTCGAGAGGCTCAAAGGGTTCCCGGTTCGAGATCAAGGGCCGCAGGCCCCTCAGGGAACTCCCTAATGGCACACAGGGTCGCCTTTCCATCCCCGTCAAGCGCGATCCTGACGCACCTCGCCCTGCCGCGCCCGTACCGATGCTCAAGATTGGCGACGAGACTCCCACTTCGGTCGCCGAACCCCTCATCGACGAGATTGCAAGCTGCCTGCGCGAATGGCACTCGACGAATCTGCACGGCCTCCTCCTGTCTCGGCAATACCCTCGTCTAGACAAGCTGTCGCAACTCATCCAGACGCTCAACCTGAGCCGACAACAATTCCTACACAATGTTCTCACAAGGCATGAATACGAAAAGCTGCGCGAAAAGACTGTATGGGACCTCGTGCGCGTCAACAAGCTTTGCGGCGGGGAAGTCATCGTTCGCGATCCGGCAGACCGCGGACGGGTTCTGACGGGCGACGACTCGGTGGTGGATGTTACCAAACTGCAGTCGGTCATGAGCGTTCTGGACGAGCCTCCCCAGCCCACGATAGAACCCACGGCTCTTCACCACCTCCTTGTCGACATCAAGGGTTTCGCTGGCGCATCGGCCGAGGAGACCTCGTTAGTGACCTATTTGGTGGCCAAGCCCGCCGGGGGTCAGGCTGCCACGCTCACCGAATGcttcgtcatcgacatcCCCCCCGGCGGGACTATGGGCAGCCTGGCAAAATCGGGCCAGACGAGGACCATCTTTGCCGATCTCTCTTCGCAGGACATAGGCGACATCCCGTCTGCGGAAACGGAGCTGTACCTCGTCATCAAGGTCCGGTCCGGTCAACAAGTAGTCGTCAGTGGGAAGCCGGATTCTCGCTCCGGCGCAAAGTCCCAGGGAAATGGCCACTCCAAGGATCCCGCCAAGCCATCGTCTGCCGGCAACAGCAAGCCTTCTAGGAGAAGTCTCATGTGGGGATCCAAGAATGGGCGGTCTGCGTTTTCGAGGGGGAATGCCACGCCGAAGCTCGATTCGCTGACGGAGCATCCCGAGGGCCGCCCGCCAACTCAAGAGGACGGCCAAGACAGTGCCGCCGGCCCTCCCAGCACCGCCGGATCGAAGCCTCGTGGCTCCCTTGACGCCGGTCCCGGATTCCTGATGGCGGAGCGGACTGTGGGCATCGGTGTTCTGAAACTCAACGCAGTCATGAAGCAGGACGAAGAGATTGAACAGGTCGTGAGCAtctggtcgccgtcgtcaccgacacTCTCGACAGAGAAACAAGGTCTTCACGAAGAGTGGGATAGTGTCGTCCGGGATCTGATGGACAGCAAGAGTGGCCACTACGAGAAGTCGCGCCGAACCGAGAGAGTACAGGTGCATCTCAAATCGTTCAACCATCCCGACGTGGACGAGCTAGTCAAGGTGACGCCCACTCTGCTTGCTGGCATCCGCAAGACGAACAAGATGGGGTTTTCGGGGGCGCCTACCAAAGCCAGATCGGACATTTACGTCACCCTCGACACGGCCACGCTCTCGAAGCAGAGCCTCTTGTCTAGGTATGCAGGGAACCCGGCCACGCTCTCCAGCACGCTGCACGGAAATAACCTGCAGGTTACACTCGAGGTGCGGAGGACGGGCGGGGAAAAGATCCCCAATTGCATCTTTTCTTCGTCCAACACGGAAGGGATTACCACGTGGAAGTCTGTGGCGGTCGAGAAAGGGGAACACTGGAGCCAGACCGTCCGACTTGCCGTCCCGCCCGAAGATGTCTTCTCGTCGCATATTGTCATGTTCTTGTCCGACATGCCCAACGCCCCCTTTGCGGTTGCCCACATGCCGCTGTGGAACCAGGAAGCCTTCGTCAGAGACGGAGCGCATACCTTGCTGTTGTACAAGACGGACGAGTTCACTTCCACCGCGCAAGCCGGTCCCTCTGGCAAGGGAGGCTACCTCTCCCTGCAGTGGAGCGCCAGGGGAGCCGACGAACATTCGGCCGAGGTTACGGGCCCCCTCGCCATCCTGCGAGTCGATAGCTACCTGTGCAGCACCCGATTCTCCCAGGACCGCACCGTTCTGGGGTTGCTCAAGTGGAAGGAGGCGACCAAGGAGGACATCCCCACCCTGCTGAAACACCTCATCTTTGTGCCCGAGATCGAGGTTGTCAAGCTTCTGAGCGACGTCCTCGATGCGCTATTCGGTGTGCTGGTGGAATACTCGGGCAATGACGAATACGAGGACCTCGTCTTCACGGCTCTGGTCAGAGTCCTGGGCATCGTGCACGACAGGCGATTCAACCTGGGCCCGCTCGTCGACCAGTACGCCGAGACGCGCTTCAACTACCCGTTTGCCACGGCGTGCCTCGTCCGCTCCTTCACCCGTTTGCTCGAGAAGCCGACAGAGCCCACAACATCGCGCAAGCTCCGGTCTACGTTCAAGGTTGTGCGGCATATCCTCAAGTTTATCACCCATGCGcgggggcagcagcaggccaagGAAGCCGGAATCGGCATCACGACGTCCCACTCGGCGCCCGGCTTCACCCGCGAACTGAGAAACATCTTCAAGGCCCTGGACGCCATGATGCGCAACAACGTCCCCGTGCTTGTTGGCAGCCAGACCCTGGCCGTCCAGCACTTCCACACGTGGTTGCCGGAGCTGACGGGTCTCCTGTCGATGGAGGAGATTCTCCACATCGCCATCGACTTCCTCGATTCGTGCGCCGACGTCAAGGGCAAGCTGGTGCTCTACAAGCTGGTGCTCATCATGAACTACTCCAAGCTGGACATCTTTGCGCATCCCGACCAGAAGTCGGCCCTCACCGCCAACACGGTTCGATGGATCGCGCCCCATTGGGGCCACAATGAAGCCGTCACCGACTCCTGGAAGGAACAAGTCCGTCTCTGCTGCTCggtcctcgccggccagatcaacaacctcggcgccgagatccCCGACTACCTCCCCAAGATCATCGACTCGTACATGTCCATCGTGGCCGCCCCGGTCACGCCTCGAAACCGtctctcccttctcttcccgACATCATACCCCTTTCCTTCCAAGCCCGCTGCCGAAGAGAGCACTTTTGACGAGGCCCTGGTGGAGCTTTCTGCGATTCTTTCTGCCGTTTCGAATTCGCCGAGCGGCATGCAACTAGAACTGACGGAAGGCGACTTGACTGCATTGCTAGAGAATACCCTTCGCGTGCACATGAGCATTTTGATGGGCGAGGCCTTCCCGCCAGAATGGTTGAGCGTACACATCTACCAccacaagtccaccatgAGGACGCTGCAGTACTTGTCCACCATCCTCCTCGAGTCCTTCTTACCCCAtcccgacgaggccgagaactTCAACACGGAGCTCTGGAAGATGTTCTTCACGACCATGCTCAAGCTCGTCGGCAGCCCATCCCTCGCTCTGGAGACCTTCCCCGAGCAGAAGCGCCGAGCTGTGTGGAAGATTGCCGGCGACGTCAGAgagcacggcgccgagctgctcaGGCGGACATGGGAGGCCATTGGTTGGGAGACGAGCAGCGACGAGCGGGCGCGTTACGGCCTGTCCAAGATGGGCGGATACCAGGTCCAATACGTCCCTACCTTGGTCAGCCCCATCGTCGAGCTTTGCCTCAGTGTGCACGAAGGCCTGCGACggatggccgtcgaggtgcTGCAGACCATGATTGTCAGCGAATGGACGCTGAGCGAGGACCTGTCCGTCATCCAGACCGAGATGATTGACTGCCTCGACCACTACTTCAAGTCCAAGCCGTTGACCGAGAGCATCTTGCAGAAGCTGTTCGTCAACGAATTGATGGAGAGGTTCGCGCCGCTATCgagcgtcgccgacgagccgcTGTACGCCGCGATCCGCGATCTGATGGCCACCGTCGACGAGTTCCTCAACCTCCTCGTGGCCGTTCACGGCAGCGACAACACGAGCGAGGCGTCGCATCTCATCAACCGCCTGCGGCTGATGGAGTTCCTCCGGGACATGCAGAAGGAGGAGATCTTTATCCGGTACGTCCATCAGCTGGCCGTGTTCCAGGGCGAGGCAAGGAACCATTGCGAAGCAGGCCTGGCGCTACGGTTGCATGCCGATCTCTACGACTGGGACCCCACGAAGCAGGTTGCGGCCTTGGACGACCCCGAGTTCCCCGTGCAGACATCCTTCGAGCGCAAGGAGCGCATCTACTTCGACATGATCAAGCActtcgaggagggcgaggctTGGAGCagcgccttggccgcctACCAGGAGCTGCGTACCCAGTACGAGACCAACGTTTTCGACTTTGCCAAGCTCGCCAGGACGGAGCGCGCCGTTGCGACCATCTACGAGACGATTTCCAAAAGCGACAAGCTGGTGCCCAAGTACTTCAAGGTTGTCTACAAGGGGCTCGGGTTCCCCTCCAGTCTTCGCGACAAGGAGTTCGTCTACGAGGGGTCCCCGACAGAACGCGCCTCGGCCTTTACGGACCGCATGCAGGAGCAGTACCCATCTGCTCAGATTGTGACTGGgggcgatgtcgacgacgttgaaGGGCAATTCCTTGTCATTTCCTCCATCACTCCCCATCGCGACTTGACACACGCCGTCTTCCAGCGGGCCCGCGTCCCTCAGGTCATCCGAGACTACCTACTCTCAGCCCATCCTCAGAGCTTCTCCGTGTCATCCAAGCGCAGCACGTCCGggcccgtcgaggagcacTATGCGGAGAAGATGGTGTTCATCACAGCCGACCCGTTCCCAACAATCCTCCGTCGCAGCGAAATCGTCCACACCGAAGAGATCAAGCTCACGGCTCGCGAGACGGGCTTGGAGCGCATCGTCAGGAAGACGCAGGAGATGACGGTTGTCGAAAAGCGAATCGCCGAAGGGGACGAGGAGAATGCCCAACTGTTGGTGGATGCCGTGAGCGTATCGGTGAATCCCGTTTCTGACAACAGCGTGGTGTGCTACCGTCAGCTACTGCCAACCGCTGCGaatgttgacgacgacgacgatgatgaggaccaggacgaggaggggCGCGACGTCGAGCTTGATCCGCAAGACAAGGCCATCAAGATGGCCCTTGTGGACCACGCCATCATGATCAAGCGATGCCTAGCGACCttctcgagaagctcgaacGAGATACTCAATCAAAGGCACGAGGAACTCCAACAAT ACTTCGAAAGCACCTTTGCGCCCGAGATTGCTCTCTTTGCTCCACCGCAACCGACTCGTGACTCGGCCAACGGCTCGCAGACCTGGAGACGGTCATCACCGTCCACAGAACAGGCATCTCCGCAACCGCAGAGCActgcaggcggcggcggcgtgagCAACGGCgtggtggccgaggaggtctCGACTGTTCAGCCGATTGCCATCCGTCAGGGCCGGGGTACACGCCTGAGCTTCCTGGGAGGCCGTAAGAAGGAATCCCCGCCAGTGTTGCAGCAGaccaacggcgacgccccggcggcgaacggcgaggcggaggacAACGTCAGCCAACGCAGCAGGAGCTTCAGCAAAACCCAAGACAATCCTAACCGTCGGAGTTTCTTCCGGGCGCCGTCCACGGACGCCCCGCGGATTCTGGGCAGTAACGATGCCACCAGCGAGTGGGTGACGGACTCGGGCGGGCGGCAGAGCTCGGACGCCGGCATCAACCTGACGGAAAAGGAGCGCGAGTACAGAGACGAACGGCCGGTCGAGGACGTTGGTATCGTCAAGCGAGGCAGCGTCAGGAAGAGGTTTAGCATGCTGAAACTGGGCAAGAAGTCTAATAAGAGTAGCGGTGCCATGGGGAGCGTGCACGAGGAGTAG
- a CDS encoding Cupin domain-containing protein, whose amino-acid sequence MLSFSLKNTKDDSVPIIHQSLNSPNTTSLTPSNPRAPSHFQPEFHKQPSHKTKKKMPSNLALTPLSSLRVSRHLIPAHGLLPNTSIQNKPLLIYHGVFLSSSASAIEAHLRSVGVVEPQWRYTMYTATHYHSTTHEVLCVSAGRARLCFGGEANPHRVEPVVEGGDVLVVPAGVAHRLLEDLDGGRFEMVGSYPRGHDWDMCYGRQGEETKAGDIGRVAWFSRDPVYGDDGPVVKEP is encoded by the coding sequence atgctctccttctctttgAAGAACACCAAAGATGATTCAGTTCCCATTATACACCAAAGTCTCAACTCTCCGAATACAACATCATTAACACCCTCGAACCCAAGAGCCCCGTCACACTTTCAGCCAGAGTTCCACAAACAACCAAGTCACAAGACGAAAAAGAAGATGCCATCCAATCTCGCCCTCACgcctctctcctccctccgcGTCTCCAGACACCTGATCCCAGCCCACGGCCTCCTACCCAACACAAGCATCCAGAACAAGCCGCTCCTAATCTACCacggcgtcttcctctcctcctcggcgtccgcCATCGAGGCGCACCTCCGCTCCGTCGGTGTCGTCGAACCGCAGTGGCGGTACACAATGTACACCGCCACCCACTACCACAGCACGACCCACGAGGTCCTCTGCGTCagcgccggccgcgcccgcctgtgcttcggcggcgaggccaacCCGCACCGCgtcgagcccgtcgtcgagggcggagACGTCCTCGTGGtccccgccggcgtcgcccaCCGTCTCCTGGAGGAcctggacggcggccgcTTCGAGATGGTGGGAAGCTACCCGCGCGGTCATGACTGGGACATGTGCTACGGGCGGCAGGGGGAGGAAACCAAGGCGGGAGACATCGGCAGGGTCGCCTGGTTCTCGAGGGACCCGGTGTATGGCGACGATGGGCCCGTGGTCAAGGAGCCATGA
- a CDS encoding FAD binding domain-containing protein, with product MDEHDAAVRRIAEAVRDHHSRREPFRIFHGATSSTRPPHGQRVVDISALRRVLRVDAAAATAVVEPNVPMDDLVAATVRCGMLPPVVMEFPGITCGGGFAGSAGESSSFRHGYFDETVRSVEMVLANGDVVTASDAENPDLFRGAAGALGTLGIVTRLELRLLPARRFVKVSYHSYSTIPEAIAAIRRETALAHNDYVEGLVFSRTSAAVVTGHLTDDLPDKCRPRTFRRPGDPWFYLHARKRIANGTPTPDYVPLQDYLFRHDRGAFWMGELAFRYFGFVPFNRFTRRAVDGLMDTRTLYKAGLGGGGGSGRMTFRYLVHDLSLPYATAQDFIDYVADTLEIWPLWLCPLRALASTPSFHPYTTEPPGGDGDGNGNGNSNGNGNGNGEGEGNAVTQPMLNVGVWGPSSKKIDRFVRQNRDLEAKLAELGGRKVLYSHAYYTEKEFWDVYDREWYTALRERYGATSLPTVFDKVTVDVGRERERKSLRDRVAVSWPFAGLIGVWSAIRK from the coding sequence ATGGACgagcacgacgccgccgtccggcgcatcgccgaggccgtccgggACCACCACTCCCGCCGCGAGCCCTTCCGCATCTTCCACGGcgccaccagcagcacccgGCCCCCCCACGGCcagcgcgtcgtcgacatcagCGCCTTGCGCCGCGTGCtgcgcgtcgacgccgccgccgccaccgccgtcgttgaGCCCAACGTGCCCatggacgacctcgtcgccgccaccgtccgCTGCGGCATGCTGCCCCCCGTCGTCATGGAGTTCCCGGGCATcacctgcggcggcggctttgcCGGGTCCGCCGGCGAGAGCAGCTCCTTCCGCCACGGCTACTTCGACGAGACCGTCCGCTCCGTCGAGATGGtcctcgccaacggcgacgtcgtcaccgcctccgacgccgagaacccggacctcttccgcggcgccgccggcgccctcggcaccctcggcatcgtcaccAGGCTCGAGCTGCGCCTCCTCCCCGCCAGGCGCTTCGTCAAGGTCAGCTACCACTCCTACTCCACCATCcccgaggccatcgccgccatccgccgcgagaccgccctcgcccacaACGACtacgtcgagggcctcgtcttctcccgcaccagcgccgccgtcgtcaccggtCACTTGACGGACGACCTCCCGGACAAGTGCCGCCCGCGGACGTTCCGCCGGCCCGGTGACCCCTGGTTCTACCTGCACGCCCGGAAGCgcatcgccaacggcacccCGACCCCGGACTACGTCCCGCTGCAGGACTACCTCTTCCGCCACGACCGCGGCGCCTTCTGGATGGGCGAGCTCGCCTTCCGCTACTTCGGCTTCGTGCCCTTCAACAGGTTCacccgccgcgccgtcgacggcctcatGGACACCCGCACCCTGTacaaggccggcctcggcggcggcggcggcagcggtcgCATGACCTTCCGCTACCTCGTCCACGACCTCTCGCTGCCCTACGCGACGGCCCAGGACTTCATCGACTACGTCGCCGACACCCTCGAGATCTGGCCGCTCTGGCTGTGTCCCCtgcgcgccctcgcctcgACCCCCAGCTTCCACCCGTACACGACGGAACCGCCtggcggtgacggtgacggcaacggcaacggcaacagcaacggcaacggcaacggcaacggcgagggcgagggcaacGCCGTCACGCAACCCATGCTCAACGTCGGCGTCTGGGGCCCCTCGTCCAAGAAGATCGACCGCTTCGTCCGCCAGAACCGCGACCTGGAggccaagctggccgagctggGCGGCCGCAAAGTGCTCTACTCGCACGCCTACTACACCGAGAAGGAGTTCTGGGACGTGTATGACAGGGAATGGTACACGGCGCTGCGGGAGCGCTACGGCGCCACCAGCCTGCCCACCGTCTTCGACAAGGTGacggtcgacgtcggcagGGAGCGGGAGCGCAAGTCCCTGCGGGACAGGGTCGCCGTGTCATGGCCGTTCGCGGGCCTCATCGGGGTGTGGTCTGCGATCCGGAAGtga
- a CDS encoding Major facilitator superfamily transporter, with the protein MPTTDDDPSSTDARSGYQDHKNEKTAAAAAGGLSIKPDVSSLNTAEPAAAPDDLPGWKVLVIWSAIALGVLCTFLDEGIIATAIPRITDDFGSLTDVGWYGSAYQMTLCAFQLVFGRLYNQFSIKTVFLASLAVFELGSLVCAVSPSSTAFVAGRAVAGLGASGLQSGCMVLISATLPAKQLPMYVGAIGMVYGVAAVLGPVVGGVITNSRLTWRWCFYINLPIAVPPAVATLFLVQSPPPTDEQRRPWLEKIRGLDYLGMVLLLPGITSLLLALQFGGALFAWDDRRTIACFVVSGVLVVGFVVEQWWMGEKALVPPRLATMRVVAFGAVFGFCLDGAFFTLVYYVPLWFQAIQGATPEQSGVRYLALCLAFIFTIFLSGWGVTKTGYYQPFMLAGTVLLSIGAGLLSTLKVASGADHWIPFQVIAGLGIGASTQQAAVAVQSSLNEADVAIGVAVVLFFQCLGPTTAITVAQAVFASVLTSGIAAEVPGVDPQAVRASGATGLKDLVPAEQFGNLVQVYNHAITRTYLVAAALAAASLVGVVGVGLKKIESEGDTEKSDVESR; encoded by the exons ATGCCTACTACAGACGACGACCCGAGTTCCACTGATGCTCGCAGCGGATATCAGGACCATAAGAACGAaaagaccgccgccgccgccgccggcgggctcAGCATCAAGCCAGATGTCTCCTCCCTCAATACGGCAGAACCGGCCGCAGCGCCCGACGACCTCCCCGGGTGGAAGGTCTTGGTCATCTGGTCggccatcgccctcggcgtcctctGCACATTCCTGGACGAGGGCATCATCGCCACGGCCATCCCGCGGATCACGGACGACTTTGGCTCCCTGACGGACGTCGGT TGGTACGGCTCGGCCTACCAGATGACCCTCTGCGCGTTCCagctcgtcttcggccgtCTGTACAACCAGTTCTCCATCAAGaccgtcttcctcgcctcgctcgccgtcttcgagcTCGGCTCCCTCGTCTGCGCCGTCAgcccgagctcgacggccttcgtcgccggccgcgccgtcgcgggGCTCGGCGCCTCGGGCCTGCAGAGCGGCTGCATGGTCCTCATctcggcgacgctgccggcgAAGCAGCTGCCCATGtacgtcggcgccatcggcatggtctacggcgtcgccgccgtcctcgggcccgtcgtcggcggcgtcatcacCAACAGCCGCCTCACGTGGCGATG GTGCTTCTACATCAACCTCCCCATCGccgtgccgccggcggtcgCGACGCTGTTCCTGGTCCAATCGCCCCCGCCGACGGacgagcagcggcggcccTGGCTGGAGAAGATCCGGGGGCTGGACTACCTCGGCATGGTCCTCCTGCTGCCGGGCATCACCTcgctcctcctcgcgctACAGTTCGGCGGCGCCCTGTTCGCCTGGGACGACAGGCGTACGATCGCGTGCTTCGTCGTTTCCggggtcctcgtcgtcgggttCGTGGTCGAGCAGTGGTGGATGGGAGAAAAGGCGCTGGTGCCTCCGCGCCTGGCCACGATGCGAGTGGTGGCCTTCGGCGCCGTGTTCGGGTTCTGCTTAGACGGCGCCTTCTTCACACTCGTCTACTAT GTGCCGCTCTGGTTCCAAGCCATCCAGGGAGCAACGCCCGAGCAATCCGGCGTGAGATATCTGGCCCTCTGCCTCGCCTTCATCTTCACCATCTTCCTCAGCGGTTGGGGCGTCACCAAGACCGGCTACTACCAGCCTTTTATGCTGGCGGGGACGGTCCTCTTGTCGATCGGTGCCGGGTTGCTCTCGACGCTCAAGGTCGCCTCCGGTGCGGACCACTGGATCCCGTTCCAGGTCATCGCGGGCCTCGGCATCGGGGCCTCGACGCAGCAGGCCGCGGTCGCCGTCCAGAGCAGTCTGAACGAGGCCGATGTCGCCATCGGCGTGGCGGTCGTCTTGTTTTTCCAGTGTTTGGGGCCGACGACCGCCATCACCGTGGCCCAGGCCGTCTTTGCCAGCGTCCTCACGTCCGGCATTGCGGCCGAGGTTCCTGGGGTCGATCCCCAGGCCGTCAGAGCATCGGGAGCGACGGGGCTCAAGGACCTGGTGCCAGCCGAACAGTTTGGGAACCTCGTGCAGGTCTACAACCACGCCATCACGAGGACGTACCTGGTCGCTGCGGCTCTGGCTGCTGCcagcctcgtcggcgtcgtggggGTAGGGCTGAAGAAGATTGAGAGTGAGGGTGACACTGAGAAGTCGGATGTTGAGAGCCGATGA